CTATCTCTGGCCGGATCTCGGCTGCCCCATCTACGCGACGCCCTTCACCGCGGCGGTCCTGCGCCGCAAGCTGATCGAATCCGGCATGGAAGAGGAGGTCGAGATCACCGAGATCCCGCTCTCCGGCCGCTTCAAGATCGGGCCGTTCGATCTGGAATTCATCACGCTCACCCATTCGATCCCCGAGCCCAACGCGATCGCGATCCGCACGCCCTGCGGCACGATCCTTCATACCGGAGACTGGAAGCTCGATCCCGACCCGCTCGTGGGCGAGGTCACCGACGAGGAGGCGCTCAAGCGGCTGGGCGCCGAGGGCGTGCTGGCGATGGTGTGCGATTCCACCAACGCGCTGGTGCCGGGCCATTCGGGTTCGGAGGCCCTGGTGCGCGCCAACCTGACCGAGATGATGGGGCGGTTCGACGGCCGCATCGCCGTCGCCTGCTTCGCCTCGAACGTCGCGCGCGTGGAAAGCGTCGCGCGCGCAGCGGCCCATCACGACCGCCACGCCGCCCTGGTGGGGCGCTCGCTCTGGCGCATCAACCGCGCGGCGCGCGACACCGGCTATCTGGCGGACCTGCCGGATTTCGTCAGCGAGCATGACGCGGGTTTCCTGCCGCGCAACAAGGTGGTGCTGCTCTGTACCGGCAGCCAGGGCGAGCCGCGCTCGGCGCTGGCGCGCATTGCGCGCGGCGAGCATCCGGCGGTGACGCTCGAGGCAGGCGACGCCGTGCTGTTCTCCTCCCGCGTCATTCCCGGCAACGACAGGGCGATCGGGCGGTTGCAGAACGACCTGGCCAAGCTCGGCGTCGAGATCGTGACCGAGCGCGACAATGCGATCCATGTCTCGGGCCATCCGGCCCGCGACGAGCTCATCGCCATGTACCAATGGGTCCGCCCGCAGATCGCCGTGCCCGTGCATGGCGAGTATCGCCATCTGATGGCCCATGCGCGGCTCGCCCATGACTGCCAGGTGCCGCAGACGGTCGTCTCCACCAACGGCGATGTGATCCGCCTGGCGCCGGGGCCGGCCAAGAAAATCGGCGAGGTTCATTCCGGCCGGCTGGGACTCGACGGCAAGGTGCTGATGTCGCTCGACGGCGAGGCGATGCGGCTGCGCCACCGCATGCTCCATAATGGCACCGCGGTCGCGACCCTGGTGCTGGACGACACCGGCCTCCTGGCAGCCGACCCGCAGATCTCGATCCAGGGGCTGCTGGAGCCGGACGAGATGGCGGAGGCCCGTGAGGATGCCGCCGATGCCGTGCGCACGGCGCTGGTGAAGCTCAAGCCCGCCGACCGCAAGCTCGACGCGCCGGTCAAGGAGGCGGCGCGCCTCGCCATCCGCAAGACATTGCAGAATCTCCACGGGAAGAAGCCGCTGACCGAAGTCCATCTGGTGCGGCTCTAGGCCCCTTGGACGCGCCCGGCGCTTCGGGCAGACTCAAAGCCCGCAGACGCAAAGGAACAGGAACCATTGCCGTGATCGGACGCCTCAACCATGTGGCGATCGCCGTGCCCGACCTGGAGGCGGCCGCCAAGACCTATCGCGAGACGCTGGGGGCCAAAGTCTCGCCGCCACAGGCCGAGCCCGCTCATGGCGTGACGGTCGTGTTCGTCGAGCTGCCCAATACCAAGATCGAGCTGCTGCATCCCCTGGGCGCCAACTCTCCGATCGCGCCGTTCCTGGAGCGAAATCCCTCGGGCGGCATGCATCATCTCTGTTTCGAGGTCGACGACATTCTCGCCGCCCGCGACCGGCTGAAGGCCGAGGGCGCGCGGGTGCTGGGCGACGGGAATCCGAAGATTGGCGCCCATGGCAAGCCGGTGCTGTTCCTCCACCCGAAGGATTTCATCGGGACTCTGATCGAGCTGGAGCAGGTATGAACCCCGTCACCGGCATCGTCGTCTATTTCATCATCTGGTGGACCGTG
The nucleotide sequence above comes from Hypericibacter terrae. Encoded proteins:
- a CDS encoding ribonuclease J, encoding MIDPPRADELLFLPLGGAGEIGMNLTLYGHDGKWLMVDLGVTFGDDATPGIEVIMPDPTFIEDHADRLAGLVLTHAHEDHIGAVPYLWPDLGCPIYATPFTAAVLRRKLIESGMEEEVEITEIPLSGRFKIGPFDLEFITLTHSIPEPNAIAIRTPCGTILHTGDWKLDPDPLVGEVTDEEALKRLGAEGVLAMVCDSTNALVPGHSGSEALVRANLTEMMGRFDGRIAVACFASNVARVESVARAAAHHDRHAALVGRSLWRINRAARDTGYLADLPDFVSEHDAGFLPRNKVVLLCTGSQGEPRSALARIARGEHPAVTLEAGDAVLFSSRVIPGNDRAIGRLQNDLAKLGVEIVTERDNAIHVSGHPARDELIAMYQWVRPQIAVPVHGEYRHLMAHARLAHDCQVPQTVVSTNGDVIRLAPGPAKKIGEVHSGRLGLDGKVLMSLDGEAMRLRHRMLHNGTAVATLVLDDTGLLAADPQISIQGLLEPDEMAEAREDAADAVRTALVKLKPADRKLDAPVKEAARLAIRKTLQNLHGKKPLTEVHLVRL
- the mce gene encoding methylmalonyl-CoA epimerase, with protein sequence MIGRLNHVAIAVPDLEAAAKTYRETLGAKVSPPQAEPAHGVTVVFVELPNTKIELLHPLGANSPIAPFLERNPSGGMHHLCFEVDDILAARDRLKAEGARVLGDGNPKIGAHGKPVLFLHPKDFIGTLIELEQV